A stretch of DNA from bacterium:
GGGAACTGACGCAGCGGCCTGCTGGGCAAAACGCTCGGTCTGGACAAAGTGACCCTCCAGCGGCAGGAACATGCCGCTGGGGAGGTACTTGGAGTCGCAGACGATGAGGGCCACCTGATGACTCGCCAGAGCGCTCAAGGCGGGGTGGGAGAAACTGATCTGGGGGTGGGCGGCGACAACCGCCGCGAGATCCTCCAGGGGGATGGTGAGGTCAGGCGCGTCCTGGGCCGAGAGGACCAGGAGGCTGTTGCGGGCCCCGACTTTGCAGGGGGTGTCGGAGAGGTCGAGGATGCGGTCAGGCATGTTGGCCTGCCTCCTCCTGACCCGGTAGAGAATTCAGCAGGCCGTCAGGCGTTATCTGTACTCGTCCTGGATTGGCTGCTTTCACTGCATCCCATGAGGTCAGCCTGACTTTGGTGTCATCCCGATCCTTCTCTCGGCGCCCATCGTTTACCAGATCAAAAACTATGTCTGGCCGCTTTGGAGAGGTGAGCGAGAATTTTCTTACTCGATAGGGACGCCGCTCGCCGTTGATCATCAGCAAGACTGTATCCCCTTTGCAGAGCTCACAGACCAGCCGGGTACCAGCAGGCCAGAGGTGTGGTTTGTTCTCCACGAAGAGCGCGGACTTGCGACCGCGACCCTTGCGCTCATTGATGCGGGCATAGGCATCGATGACCTTCACCATGCGGCCGGTCCAGTTCCCCTTGTCGGGTCCCTCCACAATCTCGAAAATTTCGAGGTGGTGGTTGGGGTCAGTGGCCATGTAGCGGAGGCGATGGCCCTTGCCGATCGGCTGCACCGAACCCTTCTCCAGGGTGACCACACTCTTGATGGGGATGAGCTCCTTTGTCTTTGCAGACTCCAGCACGGGAGTCAGTGGGCCAGTCAGTTTCTGCAGCCCCTTTTTGACGGCAGCACTGTCGTCCAGTGAAATGCCAAGCCGTTCGGTGAGGACCTTTTCAATGGCTCGCCGGGTCCCCTTGTTCAGCACCTTGTCCAGCGAGTTGAGCGAGGTGACTTTGGTGCGGGATGCGATGTAGCAGAACCGGCTCGTGTCGCTGGCTTCTGCCGCGGACCTGGGACGTCGTCCCTGGGCATCGCGGAGCGAGTAGATCGACTCCTTGTGCAGCGCCTGGCTGACGCTGCGGTCCGGCCGATGCGACACGATGACCTGTCCGATGACACTCCGCGCCTGCTCGGTGAAGTCGCCGAACTTCTCCGTGAGTGCCTGGCGGACGGCATCCCGGGCATCTTTGTCCTGTCGTGGCAGCCCGTTCAGCCTGTTGAGCAGATTCACTGTGGCCTGAGAGGTCAGGGCGATAACAATGGCATCGACTGCATGATGCCGATGGTCCTCGCGCGTCTTCTCGTCCGACTTGCTCAGAATCGCGTTCATGTGAAGCGCATTCCGCATTTCAGCAGTGACGCCACCCTGAAGCACACGGATGACCTTACGCCCTTTGCCGGTCGACTGGTCTGGGGGCAGATCCCCGGTGCTGCCGAGACAGCCATAGAGATGCCCGAGGTACCAGCGGGCCATGCGGGAGGCGTAGGCGGTATCGACCAGCTGGCGGTTGGTCCAGGAGTCGATGATCTCCTGCAGCTGATCCTGGGGCGTCAGGAACAATTTGATCTTGGCCTCGAAAGCTTTGAAGCGCGGTGCATTCCGCTTGATGGTCAGCCAGCTGTTGACGCGCTGCTGCACCTGCTCCCACTCCTCGCCGGAGAAGGCTTCCGATGGTGCCAGATTTCCCTTGCGACGGTTTGCCTCGGTCGCGCAGAACACCTTGTTTCTCCACTCATTGTTGGGCCAGCGGCTGCGAGGAATGATGTGGTCGATCTCGAACGCACTGGAGAGCGCCTCTGCGCCTTGTGCCTTGCGGCCGGTGTAGGGACAGATGAAATCCTGGTCCTCAGCCAGCAACCACTTGTCCACCAGGGCGCGATCTCTGGCGTCTTCGGGATTCAGATGCATGCCGAAGCTTTCGGCAATGGTCTGATATGCCTTTTCCCGGCGCTTCCGGGCTTCTTCATTGCGTTCCTGAGCCTGGAGCCGCTGCTTCAACGGCTGCTTCATGTCGCGGGCATACTCGATCACGATTTCCGCCGGTTTGCCGTGGCGTCGGATGATGGCGTTGACGACTTTGCGCAATTCAGTCAGCGCTCGCTGCACCACCGGATTCCGGAGTTCCGGGGGGACGTAGTCTGGATAGGCAGGGGCGTTGGCCTGCCATTGCTCCCGCAGGGCAGGATGCGAGTCCCAGCGAGGAGGCTTGGAGGGAATTAACGGCGGGAGCAACGGAAGGATCGGGAGTCGCTCCGCACGTTCGCCGTATTCCAGTTTGATGGCAGTACTAAGGGGGACCCCAGCTTCCAGATGGGGAAGCAACCGTCTGAGGGCTTTGCGTGAGAAACTACAGAACTTGTCATCCAGGGACGTTTGAGCATACTCCTCAGCGGCCTCCTTCTTCAGACCAAACTGATCCTGAGCGAGGCGGAACAGCTCCTCATCTGAGATCTCGTCACTGATGAGGCAGTCCACGCGTTCTTCCTGCTCTTTCGAACTCAGGTCGTCCCACTTGGGGCCGCGTGCTCCGTCAAAGATGCTGCGCATCAGATTGACGGTGTCATTGCCCTGGAGCGCTTTGGCCTCCCCCTTTCCGTCAACATCGTCACCAAAGTTGATTGTGGGGTAGGACCCTTTGCGGGCCTTGAAGTTGCTGCCCAGGAGCTGACAAACCTCGGACTTGCTCAGGCGGGCTTTCCCACCCCTGCTTTCGAGGGCATCAAGAATCCGGCGACGCTCCTCAGGCAACAGCGATCTGGATTCAAGCGGATTCAGATAGATCCGCAGGTCGTTGAGGCGCTGCAGCAGACGGAGTTGCTGAAACTCGATTGTGCCGCGTTCAACCCGCTTCTCCGATGGCTCGAGTTCGCAGCGTCCGATGAGATGCCGCTGGCTTCGGAGCGGTCGCTGGAAAAAGATGATGTGGCGGATTTCTTCCCGAAGAGTATCTGTCAGTACCGCCGGATGAAAAGCAGTCTGAGCCGCCCAGAGAGCTTCAAACTCCTGTTGGTACATCTCACGCGCCGTGAATCGGCCGCGTATGCGGAAGGAGCGGGGCGTCGCCCCCTGCGCCGGGGCATCCCAGGCAGTCGGTGTCTGTGCAGCGAGATGCTGACCCAATGTCCGGCCTTCACCAATCTCGACCCGCAGGGTCCGGATCTGATCCAGCATCCCCACCCGCTTTTCTCTCACTGGCGCGTCAGGATCAGCAGCTTTTCCTTGCCGTGGCTTCGTTGCCTCGGTCGCTTCTCCCTCCGGCTTCTGCTCGTCGGGCTTGTTAACTTTGCGATTACTCTTAAACCCACGGCGCTCGGCCAGGTGATACAGGCAGCGACCGAAGGCATAGAGGCTGACTTCATCATTCAACGCCCGCGCCCGCAGTTCATAGATCCAGC
This window harbors:
- the cas9 gene encoding CRISPR-associated endonuclease Cas9: MTSKNPLPVGGDYILGLDIGANSVGWAVLDAIWDPNDISVPLDEGGKGRWVPTAIRAAGSRIFEAGVDNYNKKTEASKAKSRRTARGARRRLKRHALRLRKLYDALSAAGLLPHLEGTPGLQESHAVLRDRALKKLDGLTGTDSQSQHGSTLIQWLYEQLPDWTKSDNPAEQERLRTEYFHHLEHRWIYELRARALNDEVSLYAFGRCLYHLAERRGFKSNRKVNKPDEQKPEGEATEATKPRQGKAADPDAPVREKRVGMLDQIRTLRVEIGEGRTLGQHLAAQTPTAWDAPAQGATPRSFRIRGRFTAREMYQQEFEALWAAQTAFHPAVLTDTLREEIRHIIFFQRPLRSQRHLIGRCELEPSEKRVERGTIEFQQLRLLQRLNDLRIYLNPLESRSLLPEERRRILDALESRGGKARLSKSEVCQLLGSNFKARKGSYPTINFGDDVDGKGEAKALQGNDTVNLMRSIFDGARGPKWDDLSSKEQEERVDCLISDEISDEELFRLAQDQFGLKKEAAEEYAQTSLDDKFCSFSRKALRRLLPHLEAGVPLSTAIKLEYGERAERLPILPLLPPLIPSKPPRWDSHPALREQWQANAPAYPDYVPPELRNPVVQRALTELRKVVNAIIRRHGKPAEIVIEYARDMKQPLKQRLQAQERNEEARKRREKAYQTIAESFGMHLNPEDARDRALVDKWLLAEDQDFICPYTGRKAQGAEALSSAFEIDHIIPRSRWPNNEWRNKVFCATEANRRKGNLAPSEAFSGEEWEQVQQRVNSWLTIKRNAPRFKAFEAKIKLFLTPQDQLQEIIDSWTNRQLVDTAYASRMARWYLGHLYGCLGSTGDLPPDQSTGKGRKVIRVLQGGVTAEMRNALHMNAILSKSDEKTREDHRHHAVDAIVIALTSQATVNLLNRLNGLPRQDKDARDAVRQALTEKFGDFTEQARSVIGQVIVSHRPDRSVSQALHKESIYSLRDAQGRRPRSAAEASDTSRFCYIASRTKVTSLNSLDKVLNKGTRRAIEKVLTERLGISLDDSAAVKKGLQKLTGPLTPVLESAKTKELIPIKSVVTLEKGSVQPIGKGHRLRYMATDPNHHLEIFEIVEGPDKGNWTGRMVKVIDAYARINERKGRGRKSALFVENKPHLWPAGTRLVCELCKGDTVLLMINGERRPYRVRKFSLTSPKRPDIVFDLVNDGRREKDRDDTKVRLTSWDAVKAANPGRVQITPDGLLNSLPGQEEAGQHA